TCAAGCACGTGGCTACAGCGTCACGGCGGTGGCCAACGGGGCCAAGGCCATCGACGTCGCCACCACGGATCCGCCGAAGCTCGTGCTGTTGGACCTGATGCTTCCAGGTCAGTACGACGGCTTCGAAGTTTGCCGGCGGCTGCGGGCGGATCCGACCACCCGCTCCATCCCCGTCATCATCATCAGCGCGTTGGACGACCCTGACTCCCGCGCAAAAGCGACCGACGCGGGAGCCAACGCCTACTACACGAAGCCCTTCAGTCCCATCGCGCTGCTCAAAGAGATCGAGCGGCAGGTGGGGGCCGGCTGATCACAGCAAGTTCAGGAAGCTCTTCGCTCGATCGCTGGCGGCGTCGATGATGCCCTTGGCTTCCAGCGTCGGAATGCGCAAGCGCTCGCACAGCTCTTCGAGCAGCTTCTTCTCGGTCTCGTGCTGTTCGCCGTCGATGTAGGTGAGCAAGACGGCGTGCTGCAACAGCACTCGGCGATCATCGAAGCTCAGATCGGTGATCGGGATGTCGTCGAGGGACTTGTGCTCCTTGGCGTAGGTGCGCACTTCCGTCGCCTCGCTGGGCGTCGCCTCGAACGCGTCCAGGAGCGCTTCGATCACTTCCAGCTCCTCTTGCGCGACCTTGCCATCCGCCCACGCCACGCTCACGAGCCCCTTCAGGATGGCCATGTTCTGTTCGTGCATGGGTCGACAAAAGCCCACACCTCGTGGCGGGCGTCAACGAGCTAGTAGGGTGACGCGCACGCGCCCTGGCGCCCCCGGCGGGGGCGCCAGTCGGGCGGCGCTGACGGGGATCCGGAGCCAGCGCTTCTGCCGCGTGCGGTGGACCGTCACCTCCACCGCCTCGCGGCACGGGAGTCCCGAGAACGCCACCCGATCGTCCTGCCGCTGGCTGGGCTCGAGGACCTGGTCCGCGGCCCCACCCCGCAGCGTGACTTGGGCGTCCTGGGGGACGCGCTTGACCGCGACTTCGGCGCTACAGGGAGCTTCCCGCTGGACGCGGCTTTCGGCTCGGGCCGCGACGCTGCGCACTCCACCGGACGCCAGGGCACGGCTATTGGGCAGCGCCGTAGAGCCCGCGGCGCCGACGAGGAGGAGCGCGCACAGAGCCCCGACGGCGGCTCGGGCCCGGCCGCCGGCGGCGGGCTCTTCGCGCTCGTCGTCCTCGTCGTCGGTGGTGACCGCGACCGGGGGCGGCGTGACGCTCTCCACGCTGGGCGGCGCCCCGGTGGCGTCCATTCCCGCGAGCAGCTTCAGATCGCGGCACAGCTCGCGATCGTCGCCCACGGAGGCGACGCCGAAATCCCGAAGCAGGTCGCTGACGTCACTCTGACGAGGCGCATAGCGCGGCGGCGCGTAGCGCGCGGGCCCCGCCGCGCGCTGCGGCAAGGTCGCCGACCGCGCGTGCTCGAACAGCTCCTCGACGCTGTACAAATCCGAGTCGTCCACCACCTCCGGCTCCCCGAACTCGGGATCCGGCCGCACCACCGGCCCGGCGGCGACCGCCTCCGGTTCCGCCTCCAGCTCGGCGACGGCCTCCAGCCACGCGCCGGCAAACGGGTCCGCCGCCACCGCCTCCGGCCAAGCCTCCCCAAACCCCTCCGGCTCCGCTTCCACGACCGGCTCCCCAACCGCAACCGCTTCCGCTTCCGGCTCCCCAACCGCTTCCGCAACCGGCTCCCCAACCGCTTCCGCAACCGGCTCCCCAACCGCTTCCGCGACCGGCTCCCCAACCGCAACCGTTTCCGCTTCCGCAACTGGCTCCCCAACCGCTTCCGCGACCGGCTCCCCAACCGCTTCCGCGACCGGCTCCCCAACCGTAACCGCTTCCGCAACCGGCTCCCCAACCGCAACCGCTTCCGCGACCGGCTCCGCGGTCGCTTCCGCCTCCGTCCTCACCTCCGCAACCTCGGGCAACGGCTGCGTGCGCTCCACGACCTCGGTCACCGGACGTTCCTCGACCTCCGCGATCACCACGGTGCACTCCGCGGGCAAGAGCTCCATCACCGGCGGCATGCGATCCGTCGCATCCTCGGGCAGCAGCACGCCGGCGGCACTGCCGAGCTGCGGCGTGTGCGCGCCTTCCGCGCGACGCTGGATCACCGGCTCCGGAACCGTCAGCTCCTCTCGCGGCGGAGCCGCCGCGGCGACGGCGAGAGGAACCGGGGACGGCGGGAGCTCGAGCTCCGGGATCTCGAGATCAGCCGCACACACCGCGGGCGCGGGCTCGCTCTCGAGCAGCTCGTCCACGTCGATGTCGATCGCGAGGTCCGACGGCGTGAGCTCAGCGACGGGCGCGACCTCGGGGCTCAGCCAGCTGAGCTCCCGCGGAGGTTCCGGCAGCGCTGCCTCGACGAGCACGGACGCGACGGCTTCCACGGGCGATGCGCTGACCTCGACGGCAGTCGGCGCCACGCTGGAGAGCGGCGCGATGGGGGTGAGCACCGGCGCCTCGGGCTCCGAGAGCTGATGCACCTCGACTTCGGCCACCACCGGCGCCGGCGTCGGCTCCAGGGCACCAGCGGCGCGGGCGCGATCCGTGTCTCGGTGCAGGCGGGCCAGGGCCCGGCGCCCCGCGCCACGGTTCACCGGGATCAGGGCGGCCTCCAGCTCCTGTACCAGCGCGTCGATGCCCGCCGCCGCGGGACGTTGGCTCGCGCGCAACAGCGCGGGCGTCACCGAGCTCGCCTCCAAGAGCAGCTGACCGAGCAGCAGCCGGAGCGCGGCTTCCGCTTGCGCGTCGTCCGCCGAGTGACCGCTGGCGATGCGCACCGTGCCGTCTTCCCCCAGCACGACGTCGTCGCCGGTCACCGCCCGGGCCGCCGCTTGGTCCGCGGCCCCCAACACCAGATAGCCAGCGACCTCCGCCGCCAAGGAAGCCGCTCGACTCCGAGCCGCCCCCATCACCTCGCGCAGCGTCACGCTCATGCCTCACCTCCGCGGACGAGCACACCCTTCGATCGCAAGAAGGCCTTGGCCTCCGCGATGGAGTGAATGCCGTCGTGAAATATCGACGCCGCCAGCGCGGCATCCGCGCCGCCGGCTTCCAGACCCTCGTACAGATGCTCCAACGTGCCGACGCCCCCCGACGCCACCACGGGCACGGGAACGGCGGCCACCACGGCTCGAAGCAGATCGATGTCGTAACCCTGCTTGGTGCCGTCGCGGTCCATGCTGGTCAGCAAGATTTCTCCCGCACCGAGCGCCGCCGCCCGCACGCACCAATCGACGGCGTCGAGCCCAGTGGCGCGGCGGCCGCCATGGGTGAACACCTCGAAGCCACCGCTCGCGGTGCGCTTGGCGTCCACCGCCACGACCAGCGCTTGCGACCCCCACGCCTCGGCAATCTCGCGCACCAGCTCCGGGTGCTCGACCGCCCGGGTATTGATGCTGATCTTGTCAGCTCCTGCGTCGAGCAGTGCCCGCACGTCGTCCTGGGAGCGCACGCCACCGCCCACCGTCAGGGGCGTGAACACCACCTCGGCGGTGCGCGCCACCACGTCCAGCAGCGCGCCGCGGGCCTCGTGCGAGGCCGTGATGTCCAGGAAGGTGATCTCGTCGGCCCCCTCGGCGTCGTAACGCCGAGCGCACTCCACGGGGTCTCCGGCGTCGCGGATCCCCACGAAGTTGACGCCTTTCACGACGCGACCGTCGCGGACGTCCAGACACGGAATGATGCGCTTCGCCAGCATGGAGGAGAGCGCCTTCCCCCATAGCGGAGGGGCCCATTTCTGGACAAAGTCCTTGCACTTGCCCCACCCTGCCCGGAGCGGTCGGTCGGGTATAGTGTGGGGGCAATGCCCCCGTGCCCGCGCTGCGGACGCCCCCAAGAGCCCGGACGTGGCCACTGTGCGGCGTGCGGGACGCGGATCCCCGCGGCAGGCGCCCGAGTGGGCAACGAGACACTGGTGCTGGGCAGCGGCGCCGTGCTCCCCACCGCCCCGCGCGGCAGGACGGTGAAGCTCCAGGAAAGCCCCGCACCCAAGGCGCAGCTACCGCGAGAGCTTGGTTCCGCGCCGCCCCGACCCCCAGAAAACCCAGAGCCAGCGCTGCGACGGGCGCCTCGGCATGGGGATGACCTGGCGCGGCGCATCGTCCAGCGCCGACCCCAAACTCCGACGCCCGAGCCGGCTCTGCCCCTCCAATCCCGGCGCCCGTTGCTGCTGGGGATCGCCGCCGCCCTCGCCCTCGCGGCCCTGGCGGCGGCGGCGCTGTTCCTGACGCGAGTCCGCGTGAGCGGCGTCGTGACCTTGGACTCGACCGGTCATCAGCTCTTGATGCTCGACTGTCCGCGTTGCGCGGAGGGCAGCGCCGTGGCGGTCCAGGGGGTGGCGGGCAAGCTGGCCGCGGGCAAGGTCACCCTGCGCCTCGAGCCGGAGCTCGAACCGGGCCATCAGGAGCTGACGGTGGAGGTGGGACGTCCGCCCCACGAATACGCCGTCACGGTGCCGGTGATGGCGCGCTTCACCCCCGACATCGCGCCGCTCTCGGATCCGAAGCCGCGGCTATCCGTGCGCGTGGAGGCGCTGCCCACGGCCGCCGTCGTTCTGAACGGTCGCGCGGTGGCCCTGGACGCCCAGGGACGGGGCAGCCTGGAGCTGGATCTCACCAGTGACCTCACCGGCCCGGCGGACGAAAAGCAAGGCATCGAGCGCACGCTCCCCTTCACCGCCACGGCACCGGGAATTGCACCGGTTCGGGGCCAGTTGGCGCTGTCCGTCAACGCGGTGCCATTGCGGATCGACGCGCCGGGTGACAGCATCGTCATCGATTCGGAGAGCTTCATGCTTGCTGGCGTCACGCAGAGCGGGGGCTCGATAACCGTCGAGGGGCGCCCCATCACGGTCGATCCTACGGGGCACTTCCTGCAACGCATGAGTGTGTCCTCCGTCGGCGAGCGAACCATCACCATCCGCGCCACCGCTCCCGGGCTGGCGCCCCGGATGGTCCACGTCACCGTGCGGCGCGTGGCGGATCTGACGCCGGAGATCGAGCGTTTCTTCGCGGGGGCCGAGCGCTCCTACGCGGCCGTCGCCGGGCGCCTCGCGCCCGACACCAAGGTGGGCCTCGAGGGGCGCGTCACCCACATCGACACCATCGGACAGCGCACCGAGCTCGTGCTGGAGGTCCCCTGCGACCAGCCAGCGTGCCCAGTGCGGGTGGACTATGGTGCCCGCACCGGCCTGCAAATCGGCGACCTGGCCCGCGTCGGGGGGCGCTGCGTCGGAACCTCCCGCGAAGGAAATCAAAACGTGCCCCGCATCGAAGCCAGCATCGTCGCACCGGGAGGCGCGCCGTGAGCGAGATGGTGCAGTGCCACGCGTGCAGCGGCCAGACGCTGGCCGACTCGCGCTACTGCAGCCAGTGCGGCGTGCGCCTCACCACCGGATCGCTGGTGATCACCGATGCCCCCGTGTCGCGGCGGCGCGAAGCGCTGGCCGCCACCACTCCCGGGCCCATGCCGACGGAAGACTCCGACGACGACCAGCCGTTGGCGGATCCGCTCATCGGGGTGGTGATCGCAGGGCGCTACAGGATCATCGAGCCCCTCGGCCGCGGTGGCATGGGCGTGGTGTATCGCGTGGAGCACGCGCGCATCGGCAAGCTGATGGCGCTCAAGCTCCTCACCGGCGAGCTGTCTCGGGACACCGAGGTGGTGGCGCGCTTCAAGCGCGAGGCGCTGATGGTCAGCAAGCTGAGCCATCCGAACACGGTGCAGGTGTTCGACTTCGGAACCTCCGACGGCCTCACCTACCTGGCGATGGAATACCTCCGGGGCGAGGATCTCGGTCGCGTGATTCGACGCGAAGGCCACCTCACGCCCCAGCGCACCGCCAAGATCATCATCCAGGTGTGCAGCTCCTTGGGCGAGGCACACCGCCTCGACATCATCCACCGCGACCTCAAACCCGAGAACGTCTTCATTCTCGAAGGGCAGGCCGGTGGTGACCTGGTCAAGGTGCTCGACTTCGGCTTGGCCAAGCTGAGAGAGTCCGCCGAGCTCGGCGAGGTCACCTCCCGCGGCGCGATCGTGGGCACGCCGTACTACATGTCGCCGGAGCAAATCCGGGGAGAGGCCGCGGACCAACGGAGCGACATCTACTCCCTCGGCGCGTTGATGCACATGTGCCTGACCGGCGAGCCCCCCTTCGATGCACCGCGACCGATGGGCGTGCTCACCAAGCACCTGACCGAGGCTCCGCAGAACCCCTGCGCTCGCTACCCCGATCTTTCGCTGCCCGTCGGGCTCGGAAACATCGTGATGCGCGCCCTCGAGAAAGAGCCGGAGCGCCGCTTCCAGTCGGTCGATCAGCTGCAGCAAGCGTTGGTGGAAGAGCTGCGCCACGAGGGCCAACCGAGCGTCGAGATCCTGCTCGACTCCGGTCAGATGCACGCCTTGGCGCAATCGGCGGAGGACGCCGCCACCCGTGACGAGGTCGAGCGCTACGAGCGCAAGCTTCGGCGCCGCGGTCTGGTCGCCAGCGCAACGCTGCTGTTCTCCATAGTGGCAGGTGGGCTCGTCGGTTGGCGCTTGATGGTGACGGCCGCAGAGTCGCCGACCTTCGAAGGCTCCGAGCTGGAGCCCAACAACACGGCCAGCGAAGCCACGACGGTACCGTTCGGGCAAGCGGTCCACGGGCAGATCGGACGTCGCATCGACGCCGGCCGCAGCGACCGCGACTTCTATCGCATCCAGGTTCCCCCCGAAGGCAAGGTGGTGTCCCTGACGCTCTCGGGGTTGCCGAACATGCCGCTGTGCGCGCTGGTGTATCGCGTGGGCATCGAGTCACCCCTCGGCACCTACTGCGTCGGCAGCTCCGCCCGCGCCCTCGAGGTGCCCGCCCTCGAGCTGTCGGCGGGGCCGCACCTGGTGGCGGTGATGCAAGATCGCGATCCCTACGGCGGCGCCGCCCCGCCGGTCTTGGAGAACGTGTCCGACAGCTACACCCTCACTCTGGCCGCGAGTCAGACGGCGCCGGGTGCCGAGCTCGAGCCCAACGACTCCATCAAGGACGGCAACGTCATCGCCCCTGGCACGCCCCTGGTGGGACGCCTGGCGTGGATGCGTGACGTGGACGTGGTGTGTGCCAAGCCGGGCTCCGGCACGGTGCGCTTCGTGGTGGAGGACGCCAAGCTCGGCAGCCGCCCGTCGAGCGCCGTGCTTCAGGTGACGCAGCACGGTGGCGCAGCGGACGGCATCCCGACGCGCGTGCACTCCGCCAAGAGCGGCGCGGCACATCCGCCCAACGACATGCCCAGCCCGTGGAGCAGCGGCGAGATCGAGGCCACGGCTGAGGGCAGCGCGTGCTTGACGCTGGAGCTGGTCCCGAATCCACTGAGCCCGCCGATGCCCAAGGTGGCGCCGGCCAGCGCCGAGGAATACACCGTCCGTGTCGACAAGCTCTGACCATCGTCTCGGCTGGGCCCTCGGGCTCGGCGCCGTCGCCCTGGTCGCGCTGCTGTCCCGCGCCGCCGCCGAGCCCATCGACCCGTCCCTGCCGCAACGCCGCAGCGTCGGCGCCCCCGCCGGCGCCGCTGCCATGGCGCGCGTCGACGCCGCTCGCAGCGGTCGCGCTCGAACGGCGCTTCCGGACGCACCCAAGATCCTGTGGCGTGCCCGCGCCATGGGCTCGGCGCGCGGCCCGGTGGCGGTGAGTCGAGACGGCGCCGTGGTGATCGCCTCCAGCGGCGGCACCTTGAGCCAGCTCGGCGCCGACGGAAAGAACGCCTGGTCCTTGCGCACGGGAAACGGCTCACCCGTCACCGGACCCGTGCTGCTCAGCGACGAGCGCCGCGCCGTCGTCACGTCCGCCGCCGAGCTCGTGCTGGTGGACGCCGACGGCAAGCACCCCACCACGGTGTCCCTCCCCCTCTCCGGCGCGCGGGTGTTCGCCGAGCCATTGCCCACGCCGAGCGGCGGCCTGCTGCTGGCCTCGAGTCTCGATCTCTTGCTGCTCGATGGCGCCGGTCGGCTCCAGACTCGCGCCAAGGTGCCGGAGACCGTGATCACCTTGATCGGACGCCGCGCAGATTTCCTCGCGGTGAGCGCTCGCGGCAACGTGTACGCCTGGCAGCCCCCGTCGTTGCCCAGGAAGCTCGGTTCCTTCGGTGGCTCGGTGCTCGGAGCGGCGCTCCGCAGCGAGCGCGTACTGACCGCGGTGGTGGACGAAAAGCGCGTGGTGGATCTCGATCTGAGCACCGACACCCGACACCTTCGCCTCGACGGCAGCGAGCGCCTCGAGGGCCAGCTCGCGCTGCTTGCCACTGGGGAAGCGCGCCTGACGACCACCGACGGCCTGCTCGAAGGCCTCGAGAAAGACGGCCACGAGAGCCTTCGCGTTCCCCTCGAGCCCCTGGTCGGCTTCGGCGATGCTGGAGCTCCGGGCATCGGCGTCGCCAGCGGCGCGCCGGCGCCCATCGTCGATTCCGCAGGGCGCACCGGCTTCGTGCGCCCCGGTGTGGACGCCGGCGTGGTCAGCAAGGACGGCAGCATCCACGGCGCCGCTGGGGCCAGCTGTCCGGATCCGGTGGCGCTGGCGCCCGCCGGCGAACGTCGCATGGTGCTGGTGTGCAGCACCGGACACGTCTGGATGCTCGGAAGCTGATCCAGCATCTTGTCGCGGCGGCGCGGGCACACCGCGCCCGCGCGGAAACGACGGCACGGGACGGGGCTCGCGGCGGACCAACAAGAAATCGCTACAAGCGGCGTTCGTCGAGCAGCGTCTTGATCGCGCGTCGCATGCGGGTGAGCTGGCTCTCCGTGGGCACCGTGGCCGACAGCACGCTCGAGGCACCGGCGGGGGCCGGCACGATCGAGACGTCGTCCACCAAGATGCGCCCGTCGGTGAGATAGAGCGGCTCCACGAACAAGCACGGGCTCTGGGACATGGCCGGCGCTACCGCGTGGTAGCGGCACCAGCCGCTCTCGTCGGGAGTCGCACTGTCTGGAGGGACCGAAGCGATGGGCGACACGATCAGCGAGGTACACGAGATCAAGCTCACGCCCGTGAGACCACAATCGGCCTCCGGCGGCTTGGCCCACAGCGTGATGTCCATCGGCTGATCCTTGGGCGCGGCCGCCATGCCCAAGAAGTCCACGTCCGGCGTGAGCACGCCGCAGGTCACCCCCGAACGGCACAGGCCGCCGGTCTCGCGGATCAACGTGGCGGAGCCTCCGGAGCCGATCGCGCGCCAGCCGTACTGGCCGCTGCCGCTGGTGAGCTCGAAGTCACCGTCCACCATCAGATTCTTCGTGAGCGTGGTGTGACCGAAGGGATTGCGTTGCTCGACGGTTCGAATGGGCGCTGCCGAATCGACCGGGGGCTTGGCGTCCACGCCCGCATCCACCGGCGGCGTGGGCCCGGCATCGAGGGGACGAAGGGAGGTTTCGTCGTCGCCGCAGCCCGGCAGCGCCACGAGCACCATCAGCGCGAGCCACTTCATTTCAGGTTGTCCCTCACCCACGCCAGGGCCGCTTCGTAAGGGGCATCCTTGCCGGAGAGCAGCGACGTCTGCGTGTGCTCGACGATCACGTCCGGCTCGGCACCCTGACCGATGAGGGTGTCGCCCTGGAAATCGATGGTGTCTCCGCTCGCCAGCTGGAAGCCGATGCGGGACCAATAGGAGAACTCGTAGAACGACGAGAACGCTCCGGCCGTCTCGTGGGGGCCGAAGATGCGCACGTTGGGAGCGCCCTTCATGCCCAAGGGCAGGTAGTCGCTGGCGGAGCCGTCTCGGTGCAGGATGAGCGCGACGGGCAGGTTTGGATCGTAGGCGTCGCTGCCCACCTGATACACCTGGCTCGGGAACTTCACGAGCTCCGTGAAGCGCGCGAGCCCCTCGGCTTGGTCCTTCGGGCCGTCGTCGGCGGCGGTGGCCATGAAGGTGGGACCCACCGCCAGCGCGAACGGCGGTCGCACCAGCTTGGTGATCTCCTCCGGCGCATCGAGCGTTCCGCCGTTGCCGGCGCGGTGATCCAAGATCACGCCGCGAGCGTTGTCCCGGAAGAACTGATTGCTGTCGGCGAAGAACGGGGTGAGACCCTGCGACGTTCCATACAGGTTGTCGAAGGTCATGCCGTAGATCTTCTCGCCGGGCTGACTGTCGACCAGCTCGTCGCGCCAAGGGACGAAGGGCACGTGATGCGCGCCGATGCCCGCGGGCGGATTCTTCAGGTGATAGAGCGGGCGGTTGTCACACGACGGCGTCTGCCCGGTGTCGGGCAGCTCCGTGACGGGGATGGTCTCGATGGTGCCGTTGCAGGCGAGCGTGGCGGCGTCGCAACGGATCACGCTGATGGTCTTGGCGAAGGACGCGATCGATGACGCGAGGCCTTCCGCGTACTCCGCATCGACGTCCGCATCCGTCGCGGCGTGATCACGGAAGTTCACGGGCCGGAGCGAGCGCGCCCACTCCAAGGGGTGCACGCCGTCTACCGCCACCAAGCGGTCCCCGGGCACGAGCCCCAGGTGATTGTCGTCGGACCCCACGTGGCTCACGAGCACGTCCGCCCACCCCGCCTGGCTGGGCCAGACGCCCTGGGTGAGGTCCGCCTTGCCTTCGATGAAACAGGCGCCGAAGTGCCGCGAGCTGGCCACCGAATCGAGCCCGGAGCGAAACGCGGTGTGCCAATCGTTGAGCTCACGAACGCCCCGGGCGAAGGCGCTCCAATACTGCCACGCCGTCTTGGCCGTGAGCATCGTCTGCATCGTGGACAGCGCCACCGGCATGTATGCCGCTCGAGAGCGCTTGCCGCCGAAGAACAGACTCACGCGCGCCATCAGGTACTCCGTGACGCTCTTTCGAACCGTGGGTGGCGGCAGCGGCGGAACGAAGCGCGCGCCCTGCTGACAGCGCTCGCCCACGCACAGCGCCTCCGAGCCGCACACGGGGTCGAAGGCGCCGCTGCAGACCTGGCCGCCATCGTAGCTGCCATCGGGAACGAGCTCGATGGCATCGAGGTCCACGTCACTACCCGTCACGCGGAACACGGCGCGGGTCAGCTCGTCTCCCGTGACACTGAAGGGATTGCTCACCAGCTCCACCCAGCCGTCGCTGGTGACCGTACCGCTCGGAAACAAGTAGGCGACTTCCGTTCCTCGCGGCGCACCGTCGTTCTCGAGCACGATGCGGGCCCACACTCGGGCGTGGCGCACCCAGGCGTGGGCGACGAAGCTGCGATCTTCCGCCGGCAGCTCCAGCGGCACCTCGAACACGCCCTGCTGAGCGGAGAAGCGCGCGAAGTAGTCGCCCGCGAGGGGCAGCTCGCTCTCTTTCGACAGCAGCTCGAAGCTGCAACCGTCCTGGCAGTCGACCTCCGCCTCGCTCTCCAGCGAGTGGAACACGACGGCGTCTGCTGCGGGCGCGAAGTGCCCCGTGGCGTCGAAGCTTCCGGCCCGCGCCGCGGGGGCGAGCAAGAGCAGGGCCAGCGCGATGCGCTTCACCGCCGCGCTCTCCGCATCCAGGCGTCCAGGGCCTGGCGAGCCGCTGGCGGAGGATGCGCCCCCGGCGAGAGCCACTTGCGGAGGCCATTGCGTGCTTCGTCCAGCGCGCGTGCGTCCGCTGGTGCCACCTTCGCGATGGTCTCCGGCGCATCCGCGGGGGCGGCCTGCACTACAGCGTCGTCCACGACCGCCTCTCCCTCGATGAAATGCGCCTGCAGGAACAAGCACGTTGCGCTGGTGCGCTCGGCGCCCACCGCTTGGTAGTGGCACCAGCCGTCGGCGTCGGGGCCGTCGGGGTCGCTCATGGGCAGGTCCGGATCCTTGGCAAAGTCGCAAGCGAACAGGTGCACCCCCATGTCGCCGCAGTCGTTCGTGGGCACCTTCACCCACACGCTGGCGCTCACCTTGGTACCGGAAGGGGATACGCCAATGGCCGCGACGCGTTGGCTCTGGGTCATGTACCCGCACTTCAGCCCGCTCCGGCACATGGGCCCCACGCGGATCTGCGAGAAGTTACCGGTGGGAGAGAAGTACACGGCATCCACCCAGCCGTACTGCCCGCTGAAGGGGCTCGACCACTCGAAGTCGCCGTCCCAGAGCAGGTTCTGCGTGGCGGCGACGTTGCCGAACGGGTTTCGCTGCATCACCGTGCGCCGCACCTTTGGGGGGCTCGCGTCCTGGGCCGCGTCGGGGAGCCCGCCGTCGAGCGAGGCATCCCCCCCCGCGTCCAGCGGCGAGAGCGTCGTCTCGCCGTCGCCACAGCCGCCCCACAGCAGCAAGAGCGCCAGAGCCCAACCGCGGTTCATGGCTTGAGCTCCGTCCGCACCCAGGACAGGGCGGCGTCGTACACCGTGTCCTTGCCCGAAAGCAGATCGCTCTGGAGCGGCAGCACGACCACGTCCGGCTCCACCCCGAACCCGTTCCGGGTCTGACCCGTGGCGTCGATCGTGTCTCCCACCGCGATCGAGTAGCCGAGGGCCGACCAGTAGCTGAAATCGAACAGCGTGGAGAAGGCGCCTGCCGTCGGATAGGGACCGAAGATCTTCGCCTTGGGCGCGCCCTTCATGCCCAACGGCAGCCAGTCGCTGGCGGACCCGTCGAGGTGGATCAAGAGCGCCACCGGGAGATCGAGGTCCGGGTTCGGTCCGCCCGCGCTCTCGACCTTTCCCGCCGAGAGCAGCGCGTCGAAGGTCGCCTTGCCCTCCAGCAAGCTCGGGCCGACGTCATCGGAGCGCTTTCGAAACAGGAACACATCCAGTGGAGTCGGCGTGCGTACCAAGTTCCAGATGATGGGAGGACCCAGGTTGGTGCCGCCGAAACCGGTGCGATGATCGAGGATCACGCCGCGCGCCTTCGCGCGCCAGTCGGCGACGGCGCTCTCGAGCAGTGGACCTACGCCGCCCTGGCCACTGACGTTCAGGGAGCTCCACTGCAGGCCGTAGATCGCCTCTTGAGCGTTGCTCTCTTGCACGATGCCGCTCACGAAACCGCCCTGCGGATGGCTGTCGCTGGAGCCGGGGACGTGCAAGATCGGGCGGTTGTCGCAGGAGATGCCCGCCGAGGTGCCCGGCGCGGACGACGGCAGGTCCGTGATCGAAATCGTCTCCGCCGTGGTCGCGCACTTCTTGGTGCCCGCGTCGCAGCGCAGCACCTCGACGTGATCGGCGTACCGCGCGATGAGCCCCGCCAAGCGGGAAACGGCCTCGGCCTCGGTGCTGTGGTTCGACGCGCTCCAATAGCCCGAGTCCACGCCGATGAGGGACCTTGCCCACTCCACCGGGTGCTCTCCGTCCACGCTGATCAGCCGATCCCCGGGGTGGAGGTCGAAGGTGTTCGTGGTGCCCACGTGAGAGACCAACACGTCGAGC
This window of the Polyangiaceae bacterium genome carries:
- a CDS encoding response regulator, producing the protein MRILVVEDQDSIRKMIEALVQARGYSVTAVANGAKAIDVATTDPPKLVLLDLMLPGQYDGFEVCRRLRADPTTRSIPVIIISALDDPDSRAKATDAGANAYYTKPFSPIALLKEIERQVGAG
- a CDS encoding TerB family tellurite resistance protein, producing MHEQNMAILKGLVSVAWADGKVAQEELEVIEALLDAFEATPSEATEVRTYAKEHKSLDDIPITDLSFDDRRVLLQHAVLLTYIDGEQHETEKKLLEELCERLRIPTLEAKGIIDAASDRAKSFLNLL
- the hisF gene encoding imidazole glycerol phosphate synthase subunit HisF codes for the protein MLAKRIIPCLDVRDGRVVKGVNFVGIRDAGDPVECARRYDAEGADEITFLDITASHEARGALLDVVARTAEVVFTPLTVGGGVRSQDDVRALLDAGADKISINTRAVEHPELVREIAEAWGSQALVVAVDAKRTASGGFEVFTHGGRRATGLDAVDWCVRAAALGAGEILLTSMDRDGTKQGYDIDLLRAVVAAVPVPVVASGGVGTLEHLYEGLEAGGADAALAASIFHDGIHSIAEAKAFLRSKGVLVRGGEA
- a CDS encoding PQQ-binding-like beta-propeller repeat protein; the encoded protein is MSTSSDHRLGWALGLGAVALVALLSRAAAEPIDPSLPQRRSVGAPAGAAAMARVDAARSGRARTALPDAPKILWRARAMGSARGPVAVSRDGAVVIASSGGTLSQLGADGKNAWSLRTGNGSPVTGPVLLSDERRAVVTSAAELVLVDADGKHPTTVSLPLSGARVFAEPLPTPSGGLLLASSLDLLLLDGAGRLQTRAKVPETVITLIGRRADFLAVSARGNVYAWQPPSLPRKLGSFGGSVLGAALRSERVLTAVVDEKRVVDLDLSTDTRHLRLDGSERLEGQLALLATGEARLTTTDGLLEGLEKDGHESLRVPLEPLVGFGDAGAPGIGVASGAPAPIVDSAGRTGFVRPGVDAGVVSKDGSIHGAAGASCPDPVALAPAGERRMVLVCSTGHVWMLGS
- a CDS encoding serine/threonine protein kinase produces the protein MSEMVQCHACSGQTLADSRYCSQCGVRLTTGSLVITDAPVSRRREALAATTPGPMPTEDSDDDQPLADPLIGVVIAGRYRIIEPLGRGGMGVVYRVEHARIGKLMALKLLTGELSRDTEVVARFKREALMVSKLSHPNTVQVFDFGTSDGLTYLAMEYLRGEDLGRVIRREGHLTPQRTAKIIIQVCSSLGEAHRLDIIHRDLKPENVFILEGQAGGDLVKVLDFGLAKLRESAELGEVTSRGAIVGTPYYMSPEQIRGEAADQRSDIYSLGALMHMCLTGEPPFDAPRPMGVLTKHLTEAPQNPCARYPDLSLPVGLGNIVMRALEKEPERRFQSVDQLQQALVEELRHEGQPSVEILLDSGQMHALAQSAEDAATRDEVERYERKLRRRGLVASATLLFSIVAGGLVGWRLMVTAAESPTFEGSELEPNNTASEATTVPFGQAVHGQIGRRIDAGRSDRDFYRIQVPPEGKVVSLTLSGLPNMPLCALVYRVGIESPLGTYCVGSSARALEVPALELSAGPHLVAVMQDRDPYGGAAPPVLENVSDSYTLTLAASQTAPGAELEPNDSIKDGNVIAPGTPLVGRLAWMRDVDVVCAKPGSGTVRFVVEDAKLGSRPSSAVLQVTQHGGAADGIPTRVHSAKSGAAHPPNDMPSPWSSGEIEATAEGSACLTLELVPNPLSPPMPKVAPASAEEYTVRVDKL